The window ccctgtgtgtgctgctctgtgactccctgctccctgtgtgtgctgctatgtgactccctgtgtgtgctgctatgtgactccctgctccctgtgtgtgctgctatgtgactccctgctccctgtgtgtgctgctctgtgactccctgctccctgtgtgtgctgctctgtgactccctgctccctgtgtgtgctgctctgtgactccctgctccctgtgtgtgctgctatgtgactccctgtgtgtgctgctatgtgactccctgtgtgtgctgctctgtgactccctgctccctgtgtgtgctgctctgtgactccctgctccctgtgtgtgctgctctgtgactccctgctccctgtgtgtgctgctatgtgactccctgtgtgtgctgctctgtgactctctgtgtgtgctgctctgtgactccctgctccctgtgtgtgctgctctgtgactccatgtgtgtgctgctctgtgactccctgctccctgtgtgtgttgctctgtgactccctgtgtgtgctgctctgtgactccctgctccctgtgtgtgctgctatgtgactccctgctccctgtgtgtgctgctctgtgactccctgctccctgtgtgtgctgctctgtgactccctgctccctgtgtgtgctgctctgtgactccctgctccctgtgtgtgctgctatgtgactccctgtgtgtgctgctatgtgactccctgctccctgtgtgtgctgctatgtgactccctgctccctgtgtgtgctgctctgtgactccctgctccctgtgtgtgctgctctgtgactccctgctccctgtgtgtgctgctatgtgactccctgctccctgtgtgtgctgctatgtgactccctgtgtgtgctgctatgtgactccctgtgtgtgctgctctgtgactccctgctccctgtgtgtgctgctctgtgactccctgctccctgtgtgtgctgctctgtgactccctgctccctgtgtgtgctgctatgtgactccctgtgtgtgctgctctgtgactctctgtgtgtgctgctctgtgactccctgctccctgtgtgtgctgctctgtgactccctgtgtgtgctgctctgtgactccctgctccctgtgtgtgttgctctgtgactccctgtgtgtgctgctctgtgactccctgctccctgtgtgtgctgctatgtgactccctgctccctgtgtgtgctgctctgtgactccctgctccctgtgtgtgctgctctgtgactccctgctccctgtgtgtgctgctctgtgactccctgctccctgtgtgtgctgctatgtgactccctgtgtgtgctgctatgtgactccctgctccctgtgtgtgctgctatgtgactccctgctccctgtgtgtgctgctctgtgactccctgctccctgtgtgtgctgctctgtgactccctgctccctgtgtgtgctgctatgtgactccctgctccctgtgtgtgctgctatgtgactccctgtgtgtgctgctatgtgactccctgtgtgtgctgctctgtgactccctgctccctgtgtgtgctgctctgtgactccctgctccctgtgtgtgctgctctgtgactccctgctccctgtgtgtgctgctatgtgactccctgtgtgtgctgctctgtgactctctgtgtgtgctgctctgtgactccctgctccctgtgtgtgctgctctgtgactccctgtgtgtgctgctctgtgactccctgctccctgtgtgtgttgctctgtgactccctgtgtgtgctgctctgtgactccctgctccctgtgtgtgctgctatgtgactccctgctccctgtgtgtgctgctctgtgactccctgctccctgtgtgtgctgctctgtgactccctgctccctgtgtgtgctgctctgtgactccctgctccctgtgtgtgctgctatgtgactccctgtgtgtgctgctatgtgactccctgctccctgtgtgtgctgctatgtgactccctgctccctgtgtgtgctgctctgtgactccctgctccctgtgtgtgctgctctgtgactccctgctccctgtgtgtgctgctatgtgactccctgctccctgtgtgtgctgctatgTGACTCCCTCTGTGTGCTgctatgtgactccctgtgtgtgctgctctgtgactccctgctccctgtgtgtgctgctctgtgactccctgctccctgtgtgtgctgctttgtgactccctgctccctgtgtgtgctgctatgtgactccctgtgtgtgctgctctgtgactctctgtgtgtgctgctctgtgactccctgctccctgtgtgtgttgctctgtgactccctgctccctgtgtgtgctgctctgtgactccctgctccctgtgtgtgttgctctgtgactccctgtgtgtgctgctctgtgactccctgctccctgtgtgtgctgctatgtgactccctgctccttGTAAATATTACTCTTTCTATCCAGTATAAGTGTCTCCCACCTGTCAGGACCGGCTAGGAGTTTTGCGCGGCGCGGCGGGCATAAGGTGGAGTCTCTTACCTTCTATGGAGTGGAGAACCCgttaaacatttattattttatttttatgtgatacgtgctgcatgtggtaggggtgaggagcttgttcaggtagctgggtagcttgcccagaaagtatttgaaggcgagacaggaaaggtgaactttgcgcgtagactcgagtgatgaccaatctagttctttgagcatttcgcagtgatgtgtgttgttgttgcattggagaacagaGCGGCAtagtgagttgtagagggtgtcaagtttgctaaggtgggtttggggtgccgtgccatatactatatacatatactatacatttgggttgcatattgatacttGACATcccaaacctatgccaaactaggtgtccttttataggaacaaatactccttaagtctgctggtcagaaagcgcatcgcaaagcagatactaatgccaattatagactatggggacatagtatatggcgcAGTACCTTTAAACACACCTTagaaaactagacaccctctacaattcaatattttTGTcctacaatgcaactacaacacacatccctgcgaaatgctccaagaactagattggccatcacttgattCCAGGTGCAAGGTACATTGTTCCtaccttgccttcaaatactttctgagcaagctcctcacccctacctcccGCAGCTGTTATCACCTGTAATCtggctccaaaagactgttcaaggTCCCACGGTTCGACGAggaatccggccgctcctcctctccctgaGACGCTCAAAGCCGCCAGCAGGCTAAGTTCTTTCAGGACTTCCGCTGTCTCACATTAtaaccttgtctgtaactgttacatacgcctaatcTATATATTCTCTAACGGTCCTGTCTGTTAATATAATGtataacaggcctgcacaactcgtgaagcgagaagggccgaaatgctctaaggaaaaaaaaattgggccgcacgggtaaaatcatcatctctcctccagcacctcacatcatcatcctcatatctcccccagaacccctctctatcaacctttgcgatactcccaatctatctctcatatccccatctctctccctcaccaagacacataatactccctctccacaaacacacaatacccccctgcacaccacacacatcccacccccctacacctcacatcattctcccccccctgcacctcacatcactctcccaccctgcacctcacaccactctccccccctgcacctcacaccacactccccccctgcacctcacaccactctccccccctgcacctcacaccactctccccccctgcacctcacatcactctccccccttgcacctccaatcatcccccctgcacctccaaccaccctcccctgcacctccaacgaccccccctgcacatcaaatgaccccccctgcacctccaatgaccccccctgcacctccaatgaccctcagCTCACTTaaagtaaccatgtattgtcatgataactctgtgcccaggacttacgtgaaaacgagacgtaactctcgatgtattacttccttataaataaatgaaggacaggttgtgtttttttttttgtttttttttacattggaatGAACGACCTTCAAGGCCTGACACTTTCCATATTAAAGGCGACCCCGTCATGTGTCTCTTTAAATAAAGGGAAATCCATTCTCGCAGCACTGAACGCAATTAgtccaggaaagagagagatacagtTATCCGCTGTAAAAAGTCTGACAAACAGATCAATGATTCACCAACTCAAACAAAAAAAACGGATCTTGTCCGTGACCCGATGACTAACGGAGGATTTAGTGACTCGCAGAGCGGTGGTCGGAAAGCAATGCTGTGCGACGAGTAAGCGGGTGGGAGTAAGGGCGCTGATCCACACCCTGATTTCTGTATTTAAGATCAGTCTTGCAGTGTGTTTCTGTGGCTGCGATTTTACAGGATAAATATTTTTTCTGCTAGCCGCATCCCCCTTAACCAGCCAAGGCATCCCCTAATTTCCAATGACATCGTTACGGACTGGGGTCTCGGCTCcacaaaaatacaccccccattcCCCAGACACAAAATAACACTGGCcacaaaaagtatttaaaaaaacaagctaCTAAAACCAGTAGTGTGAACCTCGGGGGGGACTAAAAATCGGGATTTAGTGAGGGgtcgttgtcacgggagaccgggcaatttacacctttttatctggatcatacattgagcaacacaagttaatgaaataaattgtaaatttattcacaggaaaaggcaaacgcacaatgttacacaaagtacctaagaaaagacacacttacttgggaactggggtacaAAACTATACTCTTCTAGGTACAGGGAATTCTACCTAAGGATTTTCCCCTCACTGAGATTGAGCCTGCAGcgtcctggagctgaaatcagcCCGCAGTTCCAGATGCCTCCCGTCCCCTCTCTCCATGTCTGGAATTTTAACTCACTGGACTTGGTGCTTGTAATCTTGCTTAGAATCTTAGAGAACTGAAAATCtagttggcgcatgggtttataatacctctgagtttcattcacagaatACTACAGCCCTATCAGAAGCGTGAGAACATTCCCAACAGCCAAacagagcagggctcatctggctgatgtcTGAGGCAGGGGGCATATTGAGCCGGATCGGGAcgccccgtgggcgggacatatgttcTGGCCAATAGAAAAAGCACCTACGATCGCCATCTTTTCCCTagccagcccattgcctcccGCTGGACAGGCGCCACTGAGTCAAGCAGACTAAAGGGTCCCtcccacagggggtctctgttctccagacccagtactccgccctgccccatccacttagcaccccgacacctctcctCTTTCATCCTACGGATTCTATGCAGACTAGCTGGCACCTTAAACATATGCCCAGGATGACTGCATAAAGCCTTATAGTAAGTGTAAAAAACACCATAAGTCATACATTTGGGGGTACCTCATattcggttggggcacccacaaacccaaaaTAGGTTcgggacaccttggcactaactggtgTACCCcctttaacctagggattccctttACTACAGGGATGCTTTTCATCGTTGTGCCTCATTTTACCgtgcacaaagcatatatgtacttaacacactaagaaaatatacactttaaaacccTAAGTCTTTctgttatgggaaatagaataaaaagctgcactttatttttcactagccatattccccacacactattgcaTAGACTAAGTATGGCTTCTAAGAATCCCTGCACAACCTTATCTGTAGGGTTGGAGTACCTCATAACCCCTAGACCGGTACTGGGTGatctgggtatccccattaatctggggaccccttgacagtttcagggacacctcatcCCTAtaccccttttacctttctggtctgtgctgaagcagggaacccctagtggtgagtcgcaaaaGCGTTTTCAAGGGAAGATATTGCAGGGAcgatgtgcctacatgtatccaggaatccgacccgattcctgggtacatttttaggggaaccagcaactctgggccctgacTAGATAGGCACATTcggacaacactttctccgcaaacccccccttgaaactcataccacagcaatccctgcttgctggcactcccggAAAGGTGAAAAcgcagaaaaaaaactttttcgcACAATAACCTTTATGCATTACAcagtactgggctcaagagctgactcttcttgaacccttattatggatcaggggtaaccaaatgagcttaaacctttatttgctTACTTTACTTTCCGCCTCTCCACCCACGGATGGGTGTAGGCGACTTCCACGGAAAACGTCACTTTAAAAAAGATCCATGGAAGATGTTTAGCTGGAGATACCCAAGGGGGTCTTtttttgagagcctggttacccccctaccaaaaaatagcattttaatggaaaagtgcTGGGGTTTTTTATCAGCGAGACTCCGGTGATGTTTGAGAGACGCTGGTGGTTAGCAGTGAGTGAGACCGACCACAGATCAGAGACTCACCGAACATCGGTAACAGGCGACATATGTAAAAGGGGCTGAGAATCACAAATACCGACCGTCAAAGAAAGAGGCACGAGTGGGGAACGCTCAGATCCGGCTTTTCTATATTGGAAGGTGTTGGTATTTGGCTCTGATGGACACACAGGAAATGTTAGTAACGGTGCAgtgagtttggggggggggatttctaTTCTGATGATAAAAACTAAGACACAGTGATTTGTAAGGGGAATTTTATTATAGGTTACAATAGTGCATCGTGTTCTTAAGGCCATTCCcagctccctctcttcctcatcaCGGgattcatctctctccccccacccccctccctcccctccgccAGCCTTTACtacttcttcttctccttctcctttaTCTCTCTCTTCACGTCCTTGCCCAGTTCTCCGATCAGCCTCCAGTATTCGTTAAACTTCAGCTCGTTATCTTTGTTAATATCCAGCTCTTTCATCTTCGCCTCCAGAGAGACGtcctgggagacagagagagctcAGTCCGTCTTCACTAATTCATTTCAAAATTCAACGTTCACACTCCTCAACCCCAGTCTCCGTATACCGTACACACAAGACGCTGCAGCTGCGCGGTAATGACactgccttaggctgagtccccgctggtgctgagctcGCGGCGCtgttacttgcatatatatatatatatatatatatatatatatacagtgttcgacaaacctatacatttgctcgccccgggcgagtggatttaacccccgggcgagtaaatattggcccaagcagcacacgtttggtactaggtggcgagtagatttttttgtgtggcgagtagattttttggtgatttgtcgaccaatatatatatatattggtcgacaaatcaccaaaaaatctactcgccgaacagtagtgctgctgtgctgtgcagctgtgctgcttggaccaataggagctcgccacgatgttaaatccactcgcccggggcatgtaaatgtataggtttgtcgaacgctatatatatatatatatatatatatatatatatatatatatatatatatatacacaagttcTGGCttgcgcgcatgcgcgggcacacaTGCTCGGCGCTtttataaataacatttttaTACTTTCCCGCTTGCTCAAATAGCCTGCAATTgcgatcccccccctcctcccccgcgtgCGCAtccgcaagttgcaggacacccggcgctcatgctctaagcatgagcgcgctcagcgccagcggggactcagccttagaagtAGGTAAAACTGGTTGAATTTCCTTGTGACCTTTTCCACGTCACATAATCTTCCCTGTGCCTGATGGCCAAATAATTACATGGCAAATTCTCCCGGGCAGGGACAGGAGTCTACGTAACAAattctcccgggcagggataGGAGTCTACGTAACAAATTCTCCCGGGCAGGGACAGGAGTCTACGTAACAAATTCTCCCGGGCAGGGACAGGAGTCTACGTAACAAATTCTCCCGGGCAGGGACAGGAGTCTACGTAACAAATTCTCCCGGGCAGGAACAGGAGTCTACGTAACAAATTCTCCCGGGCAGGGACAGGCGTCTACGTAACAAATTCTCCCGGGCAGGGACAGGAGTCTACGTAACAAATTCTCCTGGGCAGGAACAGGAGGCTACGTAACAAATTCTCCCGGGCAGGGACAGGAGGCTACGTAACAAATTCTCCCGGGCAGGGACAGGAGTCTACGTAACAAATTCTCCCGGGCAGGGACAGGAGTCTACGTAACAAATTCTCCCGGGCAGGGACAGGAGTCTACGTAACAAATTCTCCCGGGCAGGGACAGGAGTCTACGTAACAAATTCTCCCGGGCAGGGACAGGAGTCTACGTAACAAATTCTCCCGGGCAGGGACAGGAGTTTACGTAACAAATTCTCCCGGGCAGGAACAGGAGTCTACGTAACAAATTCTCCCGGGCAGGGACAGGAGTCTACGTAACAAATTCTCCCGGGCAGGGACAGGAGTCTACGTAACAAATTCTCCCGGGCAGGGACAGGAGTTTACGTAACAAATTCTCCCGGGCAGGGACAGGAGTCTACGTAACAAATTCTCCCGGGCAGGGACAGGAGTCTACGTAACAAATTCTCCCGGGCAGGGACAGGAGTCTACGTAACAAATTCTCCCGGGCAGGGACAGGAATCTACGTAACAAATTCTCCCGGGCAGGGACAGGAGTCTACGTAACAAATTCTCCCGGGCAGGGACAGGAGTCTACGTAACAAATTCTCCCGGCTGCAAATCCCGGGGGAGGGGCACTTTTCTGTGTTGTTTTTGtttcagttttgcagccaggtgaACATTGCAACTGCACAAGTCAGcgccatacatacatatacacacactatatatatatacaaaatatacacacacagcctgtctGTTTTCTGTGACATGAATAGTCGTGTAAAGGTTTTGTGTAAAAATTgtgtgtgcagctgtgtgtgtgtaagggttgGGTGTGTAAGGGCTGTCTGCACGCACCTGTGTGTGcaagggttgtgtgtgtgtgcagctgtgtgtaagagttgtgtgtgtttataacgGTTGGGTGTGTGtaagggctgtgtgtgtgtttataagggTTGGGtgtgtagcggtgtgtgtgtaagggttgtgtgtgtgtgtgtgtgtaagggttgGGTGCGTAAAGGTTGGGTGTGTGTAAGGGTTGGgtgtgtgcagctgtgtgtgtaagggttgggtgtgtgcagctgtgtgtgtgtaagggttgggtgtgtgcagtgtgtgtgtgtgcagctgtgtgtgtgtgtgtgtgcagctgtgtATGTAAGGGTTGGgtgtgtgcagctgtgtgtgtgtgtaagggttgggtgtgtgcagctgtgtgtgtgtgtgtgtgtgtgtgtgtgtgtaagggttgggtgtgtgcagctgtgtgtgtgtaagggttgggtgtgtgcagctgtgtgtgtgtgtaagggttgggggtgtgtgtgtgtgtgtgtgtgtgtgtgtgtgtgtgtgtgtaagggttgGGTGTGTGCAGCGGTGTGTGtaagggttgtgtgtgtgcagctgtgtgtgagtgtaagggTTGGgtgtgtgcagctgtgtgtgtgtgtgtgtgcagttgtGTGTGTAAGGGTTGAGTGTGTGCAGCTGTTCCCGGCAGGGTAATGTCACTTTCTCACCTTCATCATATGCGGTAACTCCTTGTTGACCAGTTTAGTAAACTCCGCCATGCTCAGCGTCCccttcttcccctcctctcccgcgtGCTCGAAGAAACACTTCACTATGGTCACGACGGATTTCTCCACCTCCGTCTGACTGGCTGCCATCTCACCGCTGGGAAGGACAGGAGGGAGGtgcgggtatgataccttttattggacccgCAAGTAgtggatatgttacaagctttcctaCCTCTCAGAGCTGGGGAAGGAGATTGGGAGAGAGCAGGTGGGAGATTACAGGGAGGGGCTACTTACCTGCCCTGCGGGGCTCgcacactgacagcagggagtcccacgcgggggaggggggagattacAGGGATGGGTTACTTACCTGCCCTGCGGGGCTCGCACACTGACAGAAGGGAGtcccaggaaaggggggggggagattacaggGGTGGGTTACTTACCTGCCCTGCGGGGCTCgcacactgacagcagggagtcccacgcggggtggggggggggagattacaggGGTGGGTTACTTACCTGCTCTGCGGGGCTCGTACACTGACAGCAAGGAGTCCTACAGACTAACTGCCTGATCTTCTAACTTGTTTGTGCCTATGGGGACAAGCTAATTACTCAGCTGAAAGGCGGTTATGTGTCTGGCCTGACACACCCATCTGGCACCAATAACAGCCCCCCAGTGTTCTGCTCGCCCTGCGGGGGTGAGCACAGGGGAACCAGTTACAtctctgctatgtgggagctCGCCCCCAAGACCTGCTCCTGCACAGGACTGATAcaatttaacctcttcactgccagagtaCCTGCAGGGTATACTTATTCTGCAGCCTAAAATTGCTCCTCAGGTATTCATTCCCAAATCTGTCCCCTCCCTGAGATTAGATGGGGCTCCTTTATGGGGGCTGAAACTAGGGGTGTTGCAGCCCCCCGGATTTATATAGGTTTACATTGTGATAATGCGTTTATGTAACgggatagagatatatatctctTTATCCCGTTACATAAACGcattatcacaatatatatatatatatgtataaagcagaaaatagccgtgttagtccagttgcgatagtgcagaataaatgagttcttcagtattaggtggtaccttttttattggactaacaatgtatgtcataggacaagctttcgagagttatcctctcttcctcatatatatatatatatgtatatgtatatatactcacCAACGCTCTCTATGAGGGGGACGTCCTGATTTTTAGctgaaaaaaattataatttttcTGCCTTTTTACTGGAAACAGTTCCCTCGGTGTAAGTTTCACACCTCTTCCTAACAAATGGTGGTCAGTATGTTACATGTTATCTAAATCTCCCGGCTTCCAACGCAGGGCGGGAAACAGcctcagatttatcaaaggaaataaAGTCTCTCTGGCTCTTTATGGGTTGGACAATATGAGGACATATTTGGTGCTATTTTTTAGTTACTTTTGATACTGAGCCCCCGTTATCTCATCTGGACTGCAGGAAAACACATTATTATTCACGTTGGAATACTCACCGTTATCACTTCCAAGGAGAGCGCAAGAGTAGAGGCCCGGCAAGTAAAGGCTCggtactcagtgagtaaagactcagtACTCAGGTTGTAAAGGCTCAGtactcggcgagtaaaggctcagtactcggcgagtaaaggctcagtactcggcgagtaaaggctcagtactcggcgagtaaaggctcagtactcggcgagtaaaggctcagtactcGGCGAGTAAAGGTTCAGtactcggcgagtaaaggctcagtactcggcgagtaaaggctcagtactcGGCAAGTAAAGGCTCAGGAAGTAAAGGCTCAGtactcggcgagtaaaggctcagtactcggcgagtaaaggctcagtactcagtgagtaaaggctcagtactcGGTGAGTAAACGATCggtactcagtgagtaaaggctcagtactcggtgagtaaaggctcggtactcagtgagtaaaggctcagtactcagtgagtaaaggctcagtactcagtgagtaaaggctcagtactcagtgagtaaaggctcagtactcagtgagtaaaggctcagtactcggtgagtaaaggctcctgagcgagtaaaggctcagtactcggtgagtaaaggctcagtactcggtgagtaaaggctcagtactcagtgagtaaaggctcagtactcagtgagtaaaggctcagtactcagtgagtaaaggctcctGAGCGAGTAAAGGCAAtgactctgataacaatgacactgagtgtgaagcagggaacctggttatattcccggtgtcggctccttgtgccagtcactttatctccctgtgcctcaggcaccaacaacatagattgtaagctctgtggggcagggacctgtgtctgtaacattcctatgtgttgcgtaccgcacactgtactgtaattgtgacacgCGTTGTGTCCCATTGGTAGAAAAGCACCATATGAAATAAAGTTCTTATTATAAAGTGCAGTGCATCTGTATTTTATTTCTATATGACCTGCCCTGTATACAGAAAACTATACATCGTTGATGCTGAGTTAGAAGCCATGCAACTTTAAGGCATTCCTGCACGTGCTGAAAACAGAATGTTTGGGACATTTCTGTAGGGTGGATGCCAGGACCCTTTATAATCCAGCAAGGAATGTTAGTCATCCCTGTTATTTTCCAGGGAGGGGAAACACCAAAGATGCCATACAGCcatgggagcagcagagggcagcACTGGGTCACTAAAGCATACTGTcatgcagcatacacagcataaaTATCCATGATGGAGTTAGTCTGTCgtgtgaatatatataatatacatacaatGGAAAATATAGAACCAAGGCACTCCCTAGAAGGTAAAAAGGACAGCTAACGCAGCTTGGATATATTGGGTACAAGTAGGACCTTCCGTGTTCACCAAAACCGAAGAAGGATGtagtataatgtatttatttataacgtgttatcaggaagtaatgcattgagagttacctcttgttttaacgtatgtcctgggcatagttaggctaaggccccgctgcacgcccGACTTGcgtcctggcggcgcgtgcacggcGCTTCACTGTGATCTCTGGTCTGTGATCAGCTTTTTTAGGCGTGGCCAAAAGAGGTCGGCTGGGCGCAGCCATGACCTGGGGGGGCGGAGGGGCTGCCCTTTTCCATTAGAGCTCTGCCAGGTCAgggcagtatacacacactgcaatccccccccactcacccctgCAGCAACGGATTGCAATGCCAAGCTTGCAGGCCATACTGTAACAACCAGTGCCAGGTGAGCTGTCATTGGGAGACACGGACTCCGTATCATTAAGCTCATACGGAAGGGAGCAATACATGGCCACTCCTCAACAGTACTGCAGTGGGAAA is drawn from Ascaphus truei isolate aAscTru1 chromosome 7, aAscTru1.hap1, whole genome shotgun sequence and contains these coding sequences:
- the S100A13 gene encoding protein S100-A13, producing MAASQTEVEKSVVTIVKCFFEHAGEEGKKGTLSMAEFTKLVNKELPHMMKDVSLEAKMKELDINKDNELKFNEYWRLIGELGKDVKREIKEKEKKK